A single region of the Curtobacterium sp. MCJR17_020 genome encodes:
- a CDS encoding DUF4041 domain-containing protein: MTAAVELQAVGLFDFENPAASSTELASKLEALRYRIKNAVRDKRAVTTAPRFTFNNSEAQGRKFMTDMAKVLLRAYNAEAENAIKATRAGNLHVAQTRLSKAAEQIAKSGTMIDLRIEPSYHQMRLEEIALANEHLQTVQAEKERERERRAELREQQRAAAELQAEHDRLEKERQHYLSTLAALQANGDAEGAARVQARLADVDRAITDVDYRAANVRAGYVYVISNVGAFGERMVKIGMTRRLKPMDRVIELGDASVPFRFDVHALFFADDAVGVETMLHQTFANQRVNKVNLRREFFYVTPAEVLDALKSHAVEVVEYTVKPAAEEFRTSELAADTLTPAPPRGGSMSYVGSVASAED, encoded by the coding sequence TTGACTGCCGCGGTTGAACTACAGGCGGTCGGGCTCTTCGACTTCGAGAACCCAGCCGCGTCCTCAACGGAGCTTGCTTCGAAGTTGGAAGCGCTGCGCTATCGCATCAAGAACGCGGTTCGGGACAAGCGCGCGGTGACCACGGCGCCACGATTTACGTTCAACAACTCCGAAGCACAGGGCCGGAAGTTCATGACGGACATGGCGAAGGTACTGCTGCGTGCCTACAACGCGGAAGCGGAGAACGCCATCAAGGCCACTCGAGCTGGTAACTTGCACGTCGCGCAGACGCGGCTCAGCAAGGCCGCGGAGCAGATCGCGAAAAGCGGCACCATGATCGACCTTCGCATCGAACCGAGCTACCACCAGATGCGGCTTGAGGAGATCGCCCTCGCCAACGAGCACCTACAGACGGTGCAGGCGGAAAAGGAACGCGAGCGAGAACGCCGAGCAGAACTCCGCGAGCAGCAGCGCGCCGCCGCTGAACTGCAAGCCGAGCACGATCGACTCGAGAAGGAACGCCAGCACTACCTATCCACCCTCGCTGCCTTGCAGGCAAACGGCGACGCGGAAGGTGCCGCTCGCGTCCAGGCGCGGCTCGCGGACGTCGACCGCGCCATCACCGATGTCGACTATCGAGCAGCCAATGTGCGAGCGGGCTACGTGTACGTGATCTCCAACGTCGGAGCGTTCGGGGAGCGCATGGTGAAGATCGGCATGACCAGGCGCTTGAAGCCAATGGATCGGGTCATCGAACTCGGCGACGCGTCAGTCCCGTTCCGTTTCGACGTGCACGCGTTGTTCTTCGCTGACGACGCTGTCGGAGTGGAGACGATGCTGCACCAGACGTTTGCGAACCAGCGGGTGAACAAGGTGAACCTCCGACGCGAGTTCTTCTATGTCACGCCGGCCGAAGTGCTCGACGCCCTCAAGAGCCATGCAGTGGAGGTGGTCGAGTACACCGTGAAACCCGCCGCGGAAGAGTTCCGGACGAGCGAGCTGGCGGCTGACACTCTCACACCAGCGCCTCCGCGTGGCGGATCGATGTCGTACGTGGGATCCGTCGCGTCAGCCGAAGACTGA